Part of the Pyramidobacter piscolens W5455 genome, TCTTACCGGAGAACCCGAATTCTTCGCCGCGCTGATGAAGTCTTTCGAAAGGTGAACCCCGTTCCATCGGTCGGGAGCCATATGAATCGCGAGCCGCCGCTCGTTTTTATTCGCGCGGCGGCGCGGAGGTTTTCATTCCAGCTCCAGCACGCGGCGCAGTTCGGCCACGTCGCCGCTGGCGAACTGCCAGGCGTCCATGCCGCAGTCAATGGAGCCTCGCACGTTCCAGGGCAGGTCGTCGATGAAGAGGCAGTCGCCCGGGTTCAGCCCGTAGCGCTCGAAGAAGAGCCGGTAGATCCACTTCTGCGGCTTGACGCACTGTTCCGGCGCGGAGAAGACGACGCCGTCGTACAGATCCGGGCAGGGCAGCACGCGCCGCCAGCACCGCGTCAGGCGCATCCCCGCGTTGGAAAGCACGTAGGCGTTCTGGCCGCGCGCCTTGACGGCTTTCACCACCTCGTCCATGCCGGGCTTGGGCCAGAGGTTGTAATCCTCCCAGTGCGCGAAGCTTTTCCGCGCGATCTCTCGCACGGCGTCGGAGCTGAGGCGGCGCAGCGTGTAGCGCAGCGCCGTGTCCTCGTCGATGATGCCCGTGTCGAGCATCTGCCACTCGCAGGAGCAGTACAGCACGTAACGGATCTCCTTGATCACGGCCTCGTCGTCCGTGAACTGCGCGATGGCGCGGCGCGAGTCGTACTCGGACAGCACGTGCCCCATGTCGAAAACGATGTTGCGGTATTCCCTGGCGGATCTCATGATCTTCCTCCGAATCTTTTGCAAAATACGCTCTCATGCCGGCTTTCGATAAAAAACTTCGGCAGGCTTCGAGCGAAGACGAACGTGACCATGAGCATCAGTCTCGTAGATGAAGCGGGCTTTGTCAAGATCCTTCAAAAACGAACGAAGGAAAAGGACTGTCGGCCCGCCGGCAGACGTTCCTTCTTTGATGCTTGAATCGCCAGCCGCATTTTCGCCTATGCTTATAAACACAGATTTCACAAGGAGCCGCGAGCAAATGTTCCACGTGGAACATTTGCGATTCGCGCTTGCGATATTGAAGCGGCGTCAGGCCAGTCCGCGCGTCCGTGCCGCGCCGTTCCCATACGGTCCTTGTCGGTGGGGATTTGAAAAAACGGCACGCTTCGCGCCGCCTTTCCGACAAAACGGCATTTTTGCCGTCAAACGACTTCAAGAGGGAAGTTTTTGCGCAATGGCGTCGCATTTTTCGCTTCTATTGTGATACTTTACGGCGCGGAAATCAATATACTTGATTCAGTTCGGGGAACATCATCCGCGAAGGGGGCTTTTTTATGATCGCTCAGAAATTCTGGAACGAAACGCACCGCCGCGACCTGCTGGATTTTTACGTCGCGGCCGTGAAAACGCGCAGCTATTCCGATCAGGAGGGCGAACTGGCGCAGAAACTCCTCGCCAAAATGAAGGAACTGGGGTATGATGAAGCCTACGTCGACGCCGCGGGCAACGTTTGCGGCCGCGTCGGCCGCGGCGGCAGGGTGATCCACTTCGATTCGCACATGGACACCGTGCTGGCCGAGAACGCAGACGAATGGAAGCATCCTCCCTTTGCCGGCGAGATCGAGGACGGCATGCTCTACGGCCGCGGCGCCGTGGACATGAAAGGCGGCCTGACCGCGTCGATCTGCGCGGCGGGAGCGGCGAAGAAGCTCGGCCTGCTCGAAGGCAAGACCGTTTGGGTGACAGGCTCCGTCTGCGAGGAGTACTGCGACGGCGTCTGTCTCGAACATTTTTACCGCGACAGCGGCGTCAGGCCCGACTTCTGCGTGATCTGCGAGCCGTCCGACAACGTGATCACGCTCGGGCACACCGGCAAAGTGCAGGCGCGCCTCGTCACGCACGGCGTCTCGGCGCACGGCTCGGCGCCCGAAAAGGGCGTCAACGCC contains:
- a CDS encoding HAD-IA family hydrolase — encoded protein: MRSAREYRNIVFDMGHVLSEYDSRRAIAQFTDDEAVIKEIRYVLYCSCEWQMLDTGIIDEDTALRYTLRRLSSDAVREIARKSFAHWEDYNLWPKPGMDEVVKAVKARGQNAYVLSNAGMRLTRCWRRVLPCPDLYDGVVFSAPEQCVKPQKWIYRLFFERYGLNPGDCLFIDDLPWNVRGSIDCGMDAWQFASGDVAELRRVLELE
- a CDS encoding YgeY family selenium metabolism-linked hydrolase, whose amino-acid sequence is MIAQKFWNETHRRDLLDFYVAAVKTRSYSDQEGELAQKLLAKMKELGYDEAYVDAAGNVCGRVGRGGRVIHFDSHMDTVLAENADEWKHPPFAGEIEDGMLYGRGAVDMKGGLTASICAAGAAKKLGLLEGKTVWVTGSVCEEYCDGVCLEHFYRDSGVRPDFCVICEPSDNVITLGHTGKVQARLVTHGVSAHGSAPEKGVNAVYEMAEIIQRVEALNAALRENGGGTIVLSHISCQTASLNAVPDRCEIYLDRRLRLGETTAQVATELAALAAGKRASVEPGTLVHTSWNGARLVYRPEHDPWKIGESHPLTLACNAAYEKTFGEAPARYDFWDFGTNAVVPVAMGVPTIGFGPGEYKLAHMTDERCALAKVEEACCFYIHLIETL